The genomic window gttggtggtgcggGAGTCCTTGGGCCCTTTGTTGGTTGGCGGTGTGGGAGTCCTTGCACCTTTTGCTGATTGGTGGTGATCGAGTGCTATGCATTGTcatggtgtggggtgggggggggagtgagtcCTGCACAATGTGTGAAGGTTGGTAGTTCTTCACAATGTGAAGTGGGGCTTATGAGTCCTGCACATTATAATAACTACTACCAGTCATCCTGAAAGATCCTGCAATGTGCTAAACATTCAATTATAGAGGCTTTCCAAATGTTAACTGTAATCTCTGTGCAGCGTATCATTAAATCATTCAATCAAATGTACACATTGCCAAAGTGGTTTATGCCTGATTTTTATATTTACAGTAGTTAAATTGACCCAGCCAAACAGATTTATTTTattatgttttttttatttttttgctgtCTTGTTCTGTATAGACTAATGCCTAACACAGTTGCATTAACTGAAGTATCATAAATGAAAAGGTGTTTGTCAAAGTGTATTCATTTTgctttatatactgtactgtgtatTCCTGGAGAGAGTTCTAGGAGTTCTACTCctagagcccggcctgaggcctgaCTCGACCAGTTTTGTTCTTAAATTTTCAAGTAAATAGGCCTAGTCATATACAGTACATGCAACTGGATCTGTCAAGCTTTTACCCAGTTGATAttgttagtaacaataaactactTATCTGCTActgcaaaataattaaatttgaAAATCCTCGACTAAAACAGTATATATTTCTATTATTGACAAACTGTTGAGCTTGAAGATGGTTAACATTATAAGGTGTATACCCGTTGGATCCCATGATCTGAATTTATTCAAAGACTGTATTCATAAATGATTGTACATTTATAATCTCCTTCATGTATTATAACTGGTTCATATGCATTACAGGCGTGATGAGTCACTTCTGACAGTGAGAAGAGGAGAGCGTGAGGAGGAGCCTGGAGATTGACGGTGGCGGTGACACACAGGGCCCCAATGGCGCATTGGTCGTTGTTACACTGATGTTATGTTCCCATCACATCACAGCACATGAGTGACGTCGATCTCAGCCTGCGTCAGCTTCTGGCATCCTACGACCCGGCATCGACCAGACCTAAACAGCCCCAAACCCAAAGGTTAGGAGTTACATTGAGAGCAACGACACTGAAGCACATGCATGTAGGAAGATGGTTCAGAGTTTTGTGGGTGAATAAAGTTTATAGTATTGAAAAATGGCATAGAAATTGGTTGCATAGAGAAGTACAGTCAGTGTACTGTACAAGGTAAATTATAATCATATGTTTTATTCAGTTGACCCAAGTTGTTTTTTTTTGGTTAACAAACAATTTAAAAGAAAAATTGTGAACCATCTTCTTAATTATTAAGGTTTGCTTAATTAGTAAACGAGATTTTCAATAGATAGTAATTTTGGGGTGGAAAATAAGTTCCAGagtctatattttgttttttgaaGTAACTTTGGCAGGATGATCTATTTGGATAGTAATAGTTTCAAGAAATGCTTTAAAACTGATAATACTCACCACTATGTTATTGATGTGTaccttttcagtttcatattttatttaaattctTAAGGATAATGATACTAAATTTTTTGTTAAATTAAAATTCATTCCATCATTTTAGTATTGAAAAATATAGTTTAAATTTGTAAACAAGATTAAAGTTATATAAATTTGTTTTTATGCATTCATATTTGAAAGAAAGTAAGGTACAGAATAGCATATCCTTaaagtaaatataaaaaaaatcttatCTTTTTCTTGCTACTTAAAGGGTTGTGCAAATCCCAATTAGCCATACTGCCAAATATTAAAATACATATTGCTGGGATGTTGCACTTTTTTTTTTCAATGATCATAAAGTGGACCCAATGGGTTCTGTTAAGTCTGATATTTGTTTgcatatttatttacatatattgtTACAAAAAGTAACAACATGTTGGAAATGTTACtcttaatttatatttttgtaaTAATAGTTGGGGAGAATGTGGGAACTATGGGGGGAATTGCTTAGCTTAGTATGCCAGGAAAAGAGCATTCAAGGGGTACAAATTAAGAAAATAAGACAACAGGATGTAAGATATGGTAGAAACAGGTGGGTTTAAAGGGAGGGGTTGTATAGTGCCTTTAGCATTTAGAAAAAGCATGAGATTTATTTTTTccttaatttaaatttttaaagatCTTTTAGGTGAGAGTTTATTAGCAGCAGAAAAATCCTTTGGATGAATAACAGATTGTATATGGTCTGGGTTATAGAtacaatatatttataaataaatatattatctATAAGATAAACATGTCTTCTTCTGATTAATTAAGCCAGACATGTTTTGAACGGCATAGACATTCATTATGTCCAAATTGAGCCCCGAATAATTATTTTCATTTACAAATATTGTACTAAACATGTTTGCTTATAAAGGTAACTGATTTTTTAAGTTGAGTTCAACTACTTACACTGGATTGTAGAGGTCATATATGTTATACTGTTGCAATAATCAAGTGGTTTAGGGGCAAGGTCaattgtggtagtgtgggggtgggtaAAGGTGAggatcagtgtgaggggtggataAGGGTGAGAATCAGTGTGAGGGGTTGATAAGGGCAGGAATCAGTGGGGGGAGGAGTGAAAGGATAAGGGGGAGAGTGGAATGTGGCATGAGTGGAGGCGGTGTTTTGCCACACCTGGTGGTTGGTTGCTCTTTGCACTCTCCTTAAGAGTGCCACCTGCAGCTCTCACCGAGTGCTTCATTTTCTAATTAAACATAAGGCTAAGGATCCGTGTCGCTGGGAGCTAAAAATTCTGCATCTTAGCGAGATGTAGATACGTGCTGCCACCGATATAAAGGTGTACCTTAAGAAAATTTGCTTGACTGATGCCATCCCAGGGAATACTATAATATTTTTTTCCTCAGACTGGTCAAAGTTGCACACTCAGTGCAATGCCAGAATGAGGTGTCTACAGTTACACTCATTCATGAGCTTGAGTCATTTCATTTATGCTGGGGTGGTGTCAGCAAAGCTCCATAGTTACCACATTAGTGCCCACTTCATAGTGCTAGATGTTAAAGTCTTGCTCCAGGCAGGGTTTCTTGTCTTGTTATGCTGGTTGTTCTGCCATTTTTAAAGCTTTAGTTAAGAGCTGCTCTAGCTGACCATCAACTCACAGTTATGGGATAGAAATAATCTTCTCATAAATCTAAAGCTGATGCCTATAGGATAGAAATATAATCTAATGCTAATATATGCACCTTTCATTTTTACAGTTGGCTTTAAGAACCTTTAACGAGGTTCACTAGAAACCAgaattttgtaaattaaataggTAAATGTCAATTTTATGTTCTGcatgttgtagtgttggttgtaCTTTTCAATTCAGCTCACTTGCATGTCCCAATTTCTCCTCTTCCTTAAtctgtaaaaaaaatataaaggTTCAAAGGTATTCATTTTGACAATTGTTGGCAGTAAATTTTGTTAACCTACATTTGTGTTAATGCTGAATATAAGTAGATTTGTATGTTTTCAGAATTTGCTTTAATGGTAAATAGCTTATTGAGAAATTGACATACTATGAAATAAAGAAGATGGGGGAAGATGCGATCGAACCAGTAATGTAGTTCTCCCTttacagagagagagggatggtaaTGCCAGGCCAGAGTGGAAGGTCCTTTGACATTATCCGGCAAATTGTCGGAAATGTCGTCAATATCTTCAATAAGCGGGCCTCGCCCTGTACAGCACCATGTGATGGCATGGTGCTTAAGATGCACTACCAATGGACTTTTTGGGTCCTTCTAGGAGGCTTCTCTGCCATTTGGTATTCATGGTACCACAGAGATGTCATCACATGTGCTTCTCACTTTAATGCTGAGAcacaggttagattagattacatCAACATATGCCTCTCATACCCCTTCGTGGATGGGGCTGGGgaagatgctggtgagggtgaagGCGGTCAGAGACGATATCTCCTCTTTTATCGCTGGATCCATTGGGCACTACTACTCCTGGCAGGCATCTACTATATTCCACGGAAGATCTCCAAGACTTCAGAGAATTTCAAAGTGAAGAAGCTCATAGAAGATCTTGCCGTCAATTCTCATCGATATGATGGTCTGGAACGAGAGCTTGTAGAAAGAACTGCTAAATACATAGCATTTAATTTGAAGACTCACAATGGCCTTTattacaaatatgttacatgtaaTTTGGTTGCCCTGCTGGTTGATATATTTAGCTTCCAGTTTCTTGACTTTGTCTTCCAAGGACGATTTCTGAGATATGGTTTTCAGGCATACCCCTTCAACCGTGACCCACAGCATTTTACAGATTATATGTCTGAAATGTTCCCACCTTTTGCCAACTGTGAGCTACACAATGAAGTTCAGCTAACTAATAAACGTATTGAACGCCTGGGCTGTCACCTAACTGTGATGGAGTTGTATGAGAAGGTGTTCTTAGTCATCTGGCTATGGCTCATTGTTATGACAACTATGACTGCCTGTTATCTTGTTTTCTTGGCTCTAATGTGGGTCCCTTGGGCACGGCTACTAATGCTAAGAATTGCAAAACCTTTGA from Procambarus clarkii isolate CNS0578487 chromosome 94, FALCON_Pclarkii_2.0, whole genome shotgun sequence includes these protein-coding regions:
- the LOC123747274 gene encoding innexin inx2 isoform X1; the protein is MSDVDLSLRQLLASYDPASTRPKQPQTQRERGMVMPGQSGRSFDIIRQIVGNVVNIFNKRASPCTAPCDGMVLKMHYQWTFWVLLGGFSAIWYSWYHRDVITCASHFNAETQVRLDYINICLSYPFVDGAGEDAGEGEGGQRRYLLFYRWIHWALLLLAGIYYIPRKISKTSENFKVKKLIEDLAVNSHRYDGLERELVERTAKYIAFNLKTHNGLYYKYVTCNLVALLVDIFSFQFLDFVFQGRFLRYGFQAYPFNRDPQHFTDYMSEMFPPFANCELHNEVQLTNKRIERLGCHLTVMELYEKVFLVIWLWLIVMTTMTACYLVFLALMWVPWARLLMLRIAKPLSAKDTIRNTICNIVSTCKIGDVYLLYRLKQHFSHARYYELLTRLSDPDFLRTMLDTVSIDHHGHNKGVGGQDLRQRKNNPKTPGKFQDVLFNTPGEGGYLPNSSILVE
- the LOC123747274 gene encoding innexin inx2 isoform X3, encoding MVMPGQSGRSFDIIRQIVGNVVNIFNKRASPCTAPCDGMVLKMHYQWTFWVLLGGFSAIWYSWYHRDVITCASHFNAETQVRLDYINICLSYPFVDGAGEDAGEGEGGQRRYLLFYRWIHWALLLLAGIYYIPRKISKTSENFKVKKLIEDLAVNSHRYDGLERELVERTAKYIAFNLKTHNGLYYKYVTCNLVALLVDIFSFQFLDFVFQGRFLRYGFQAYPFNRDPQHFTDYMSEMFPPFANCELHNEVQLTNKRIERLGCHLTVMELYEKVFLVIWLWLIVMTTMTACYLVFLALMWVPWARLLMLRIAKPLSAKDTIRNTICNIVSTCKIGDVYLLYRLKQHFSHARYYELLTRLSDPDFLRTMLDTVSIDHHGHNKGVGGQDLRQRKNNPKTPGKFQDVLFNTPGEGGYLPNSSILVE
- the LOC123747274 gene encoding innexin inx2 isoform X2, which translates into the protein MSDVDLSLRQLLASYDPASTRPKQPQTQRERGMVMPGQSGRSFDIIRQIVGNVVNIFNKRASPCTAPCDGMVLKMHYQWTFWVLLGGFSAIWYSWYHRDVITCASHFNAETQVRLDYINICLSYPFVDGAGEDAGEGEGGQRRYLLFYRWIHWALLLLAGIYYIPRKISKTSENFKVKKLIEDLAVNSHRYDGLERELVERTAKYIAFNLKTHNGLYYKYVTCNLVALLVDIFSFQFLDFVFQGRFLRYGFQAYPFNRDPQHFTDYMSEMFPPFANCELHNEVQLTNKRIERLGCHLTVMELYEKVFLVIWLWLIVMTTMTACYLVFLALMWVPWARLLMLRIAKPLSAKDTIRNTICNIVSTCKIGDVYLLYRLKQHFSHARYYELLTRLSDPDFLRTMLDTVSIDHHGHNKGVGGQDLRQRKNNPKTPGTERWLS